The Sulfitobacter sp. SK011 genome has a window encoding:
- the glgB gene encoding 1,4-alpha-glucan branching protein GlgB gives MDDVINSNDMQKIVNGTHSDPFSVLGMHIIDSKVTIRVFHPDADAIDVLDSKSGRKALSLTPSPDAPAVYTGVASRRKKPFGYRLRITNGDHVWEMDDPYRFGPVLGELDEHLIAEGAHLDLWKVLGAHVMVHEGADGTHFAVWAPNASRVSVIGDFNGWDGRRNPMRRRGQTGVWEVFMPGLTEGEAYKYELLDGQGTLLPQKADPFGFGAEHPPKTASVIRKLEGHSWTDATWMRKREALHRIDQPISIYEVHLGSWRRVPEDGNRPLSYDEHAQQLVRYAKDMGFTHIELMPVSEFPFDGSWGYQPVGLYAPTIRHGTLQEFRAFVEACHHADIGLILDWVPGHFPEDQHGLGLFDGTPLYEHADRKEGFHPDWNTLVYNYGRREVSNYLVANALYWLREHHIDGLRVDAVASMLYRDYSRKEGEWVPNKDGGRENLEAISFLQRTNTVAYGDVPGIVTVAEESTAFPGVSAPVDHGGLGFGFKWNMGWMNDTLSYMAEDPIHRKYHHHKMTFGLHYAFSENFVLPISHDEVVHGKGSMIEKMPGHGDDKFANLRAYYGFMWGHPGKKLLFMGCEFAQGVEWNHDSSLDWHLLDHPLHAGMQNLVRDLNTLLRDTAALHQLDCKPEGFEWIEEGAAEESLFAWLRKGSDGTAPVLVVSNFTPVERSARRIGVPRPGRWVEKLNTDASIYGGGDRGNMGFADSEQIAASGRPHSISLTIPPLTTLFFELKEGD, from the coding sequence ATGGATGACGTGATCAATTCGAACGATATGCAAAAAATCGTGAATGGTACCCATTCTGACCCGTTTTCCGTGCTTGGCATGCACATTATCGACAGCAAGGTGACAATACGGGTTTTTCATCCTGACGCTGATGCAATTGATGTACTGGACAGCAAATCAGGCCGCAAAGCCTTGTCGCTTACCCCCTCGCCCGATGCACCTGCCGTCTATACCGGCGTGGCGTCGCGCCGCAAAAAGCCGTTTGGGTACCGTTTGCGGATCACCAATGGCGATCACGTTTGGGAAATGGATGACCCTTATCGATTCGGCCCGGTATTGGGTGAATTGGACGAACATCTGATCGCTGAGGGCGCGCATCTTGATCTATGGAAGGTGCTTGGGGCGCATGTCATGGTTCATGAAGGCGCAGATGGCACACATTTCGCGGTCTGGGCACCAAATGCCTCGCGTGTTTCGGTGATCGGAGATTTTAACGGCTGGGATGGTCGGCGAAATCCGATGCGGCGGCGCGGCCAGACAGGTGTCTGGGAGGTGTTCATGCCCGGCCTGACCGAAGGCGAAGCCTATAAATACGAACTGCTTGATGGGCAGGGCACATTGTTACCGCAAAAGGCCGACCCTTTTGGATTTGGTGCCGAACACCCTCCAAAAACCGCGTCTGTCATTCGCAAGCTGGAAGGTCACAGTTGGACCGATGCAACCTGGATGCGCAAACGTGAGGCCCTGCACCGCATCGACCAGCCAATTTCAATTTACGAGGTTCATCTTGGATCCTGGCGGCGCGTCCCGGAGGACGGCAATCGCCCGCTGTCATACGATGAACATGCGCAACAATTGGTGCGCTACGCCAAAGATATGGGCTTTACCCATATTGAGCTGATGCCCGTCTCTGAATTCCCTTTTGACGGCTCTTGGGGGTATCAGCCTGTCGGGCTTTATGCGCCGACCATCCGGCACGGCACTTTGCAGGAATTCCGCGCTTTTGTTGAGGCATGCCACCACGCCGATATCGGACTGATCCTTGACTGGGTGCCAGGGCATTTCCCCGAAGATCAGCACGGGCTGGGTCTGTTTGACGGCACACCGCTTTATGAACATGCCGACCGCAAAGAAGGGTTTCATCCAGACTGGAACACGCTGGTCTATAATTACGGTCGCCGTGAAGTGTCGAACTATCTTGTGGCCAATGCATTGTATTGGCTGCGCGAGCACCACATTGATGGTCTGAGGGTCGATGCCGTGGCTTCGATGCTATATCGTGACTATTCGCGCAAAGAAGGTGAATGGGTGCCGAACAAGGACGGCGGACGCGAGAATCTTGAGGCGATATCGTTCCTGCAGCGCACCAATACCGTCGCTTATGGCGATGTGCCCGGCATTGTAACCGTGGCCGAAGAATCGACAGCATTTCCCGGGGTCAGTGCGCCCGTTGATCATGGCGGCCTGGGCTTTGGCTTCAAATGGAACATGGGGTGGATGAATGACACCCTGTCCTACATGGCCGAGGACCCGATCCATCGGAAATACCACCACCACAAAATGACCTTTGGCCTGCACTATGCATTTTCAGAGAACTTTGTGCTGCCGATCAGCCATGACGAAGTGGTGCATGGCAAAGGGTCGATGATCGAGAAAATGCCGGGGCATGGCGATGACAAATTCGCCAACCTGCGGGCCTATTACGGGTTTATGTGGGGCCATCCGGGCAAAAAGCTTTTGTTCATGGGTTGCGAGTTTGCGCAAGGTGTCGAATGGAACCACGACAGCAGCCTTGATTGGCATCTGCTGGATCATCCGCTGCATGCGGGCATGCAAAACCTTGTGCGGGACCTGAACACGCTGTTGCGTGATACGGCCGCCCTGCACCAGCTTGATTGTAAGCCAGAAGGGTTTGAGTGGATCGAGGAAGGGGCGGCAGAAGAATCTCTTTTTGCATGGTTGCGCAAAGGCTCTGATGGCACGGCACCTGTATTGGTGGTTAGCAATTTTACCCCCGTTGAACGCAGTGCGCGGCGCATCGGCGTCCCACGTCCGGGGCGCTGGGTTGAAAAGCTCAACACGGACGCCAGTATCTATGGCGGGGGTGATCGTGGGAATATGGGTTTTGCTGACAGCGAACAAATTGCCGCCTCTGGTCGGCCCCATTCGATTTCGCTGACCATTCCACCGCTAACAACTCTATTCTTTGAATTAAAAGAGGGTGACTAG
- the glgC gene encoding glucose-1-phosphate adenylyltransferase — protein sequence MDTEPQRLAQQTMAFVLAGGRGSRLFELTDKRAKPAMYFGGKSRIIDFALSNAVNSGIRRIGVATQYKAHSLIRHLQRGWSFFRAERNESLDILPASQQMNNENWYKGTADAVTQNIEIIRGYGPKYIIILAGDHIYKQDYSLMVKHHVESGADVTVGCIEVPRMEATGFGVMKVDDTDRILDFVEKPADPPAMPGHPDMALASMGIYVFKTDYLAELLEKDAANPTSKHDFGGDIIPDIVKNGKAIAHPFSRSCVRTGLEEKPYWRDVGTVDAFWQANVDLTDFKPELDLYDNSWPIWTYSELTAPAKFIHNEEGRRGHAVSSMVSGGCIISGSSLERCFLFTGVRTHSFSQLEGVVAMPYAEINRNARLKNVVIDRGVTIPEGLVVGEDAKLDAKRFRRSKNGVCLITQPMIDALEK from the coding sequence ATGGATACAGAACCACAACGACTGGCCCAGCAAACGATGGCGTTCGTACTTGCGGGGGGCCGCGGCAGCAGGTTGTTTGAACTGACCGACAAAAGAGCCAAGCCAGCAATGTATTTTGGTGGCAAGAGCCGGATTATTGATTTCGCCCTGTCCAACGCTGTGAATTCCGGCATCCGCCGTATCGGTGTCGCGACGCAGTACAAGGCACATTCCCTGATCAGGCATTTGCAGCGCGGATGGAGCTTTTTCCGCGCAGAACGCAACGAGTCGCTTGATATCCTGCCTGCATCACAACAGATGAACAATGAAAACTGGTACAAAGGAACCGCCGACGCGGTGACCCAGAATATCGAGATCATTCGCGGTTATGGCCCGAAATACATTATCATTCTGGCCGGCGACCACATCTACAAACAAGACTATTCTCTGATGGTCAAACATCATGTCGAAAGCGGTGCGGACGTCACCGTGGGCTGTATCGAAGTCCCCCGGATGGAGGCCACGGGCTTTGGCGTGATGAAAGTGGATGACACGGATCGCATCCTTGATTTCGTCGAGAAACCCGCAGACCCGCCCGCCATGCCCGGCCATCCCGACATGGCATTGGCAAGCATGGGAATCTACGTGTTCAAAACGGACTATCTGGCCGAATTGTTGGAAAAAGACGCGGCCAATCCCACATCCAAGCACGATTTTGGCGGCGATATTATTCCTGACATTGTCAAGAACGGCAAAGCCATCGCACATCCCTTCAGCCGCTCGTGTGTTCGGACCGGGCTGGAGGAAAAACCATATTGGCGGGATGTGGGGACTGTCGATGCGTTCTGGCAGGCAAACGTCGATCTGACCGATTTCAAGCCAGAGCTTGATCTTTACGACAACTCCTGGCCGATCTGGACTTATTCAGAGCTGACTGCCCCTGCGAAATTCATCCACAACGAAGAAGGACGGCGCGGTCATGCCGTGTCTTCCATGGTCTCGGGGGGCTGTATTATTTCCGGGTCGTCGCTTGAACGGTGCTTTTTGTTTACGGGCGTCAGAACCCATTCGTTTTCGCAACTCGAAGGCGTTGTCGCGATGCCTTATGCCGAAATTAATCGCAACGCGCGTTTGAAAAATGTCGTCATTGATCGGGGTGTTACCATACCCGAAGGTCTGGTTGTTGGCGAAGACGCCAAGCTTGACGCGAAGAGGTTTCGGCGCAGCAAAAATGGCGTTTGCCTGATCACCCAGCCCATGATCGACGCATTGGAAAAATGA